A genomic region of Pseudorca crassidens isolate mPseCra1 chromosome 10, mPseCra1.hap1, whole genome shotgun sequence contains the following coding sequences:
- the MON1A gene encoding vacuolar fusion protein MON1 homolog A isoform X2, whose protein sequence is MAADMQRKRSSEGPDGTLAPSDGQSVERAESPTPGLAQGMEPGAGQEGAMFVHARSYEDLTESENGVASGESPKEGAGGPPPLPTDMRQISQDFSELSTQLTGVARDLQEEMLPGSSEDWPESPGAAGRPATEPPREGTGEGDEEETAEAWRLHQKHVFVLSEAGKPVYSRYGSEEALSSTMGVMVALVSFLEADKNAIRSIHADGYKVVFVRRSPLVLVAVARTRQSAQELAQELLYIYYQILSLLTGAQLSHIFQQKQNYDLRRLLSGSERITDNLLQLMARDPSFLMGAARCLPLAAAVRDVVSASLQQARARSLVFSILLARNQLVALVRRKDQFLHPIDLHLLFNLISSSSSFREGEAWTPVCLPKFNAAGFFHAHISYLEPDTDLCLLLVSTDREDFFAVSDCRRRFQERLRKRGAHLALREALRTPYYSVSQVGIPDLRHFLYKSKSSGLFTSPEIEAPYTSEEEQERLLGLYQYLHSRAHNASRPLKTIYYTGPNENLLAWVTGAFELYMCYSPLGTKASAVSAIHKLMRWIRKEEDRLFILTPLTY, encoded by the exons ATGGCTGCTGACATGCAGAGGAAGAGAAGCAGCGAAGGCCCTGATGGCACGTTGGCTCCTTCTGATGGGCAGAGTGTGGAGAGAGCTGAGAGCCCCACACCAGGACTGGCCCAGGGAATGGAGCCAG GTGCCGGACAGGAGGGTGCCATGTTCGTCCATGCCCGTTCCTATGAGGACCTGACAGAATCAGAGAATGGGGTGGCTTCTGGGGAGAGCCCCAAGGAGGGTGCTGGTGGTCCTCCACCTCTGCCTACAGACATGCGCCAGATCAGCCAGGACTTCAGTGAGCTGAGCACCCAGCTGACAGGTGTCGCCCGAGACCTGCAGGAGGAGATGCTTCCAGGAAGCTCTGAGGACTGGCCGGAGTCCCCAGGGGCAGCTGGGCGACCAGCCACAGAGCCCCCAAGAGAGGGCACTGGTGAAGGGGATGAGGAGGAGACTGCTGAGGCATGGCGCCTGCACCAGAAGCATGTCTTCGTGCTGAGCGAGGCGGGGAAGCCTGTGTACTCCCGCTATGGGTCAGAGGAGGCACTTTCCAGCACCATGGGTGTCATGGTGGCCCTGGTGTCCTTCCTGGAGGCTGACAAGAATGCCATCCGTTCCATCCATGCAG ATGGCTACAAGGTAGTATTCGTGCGCCGGAGCCCACTGGTGCTGGTGGCGGTGGCCCGCACGCGGCAGTCGGCACAGGAACTGGCGCAAGAGTTGCTCTACATCTACTACCAGATCCTGAGCCTTCTTACGGGTGCGCAGCTGAGCCACATCTTCCAGCAGAAGCAGAACTATGACCTGCGGCGCCTGCTCTCGGGCTCTGAGCGCATCACGGACAACCTGCTGCAGCTCATGGCGCGAGACCCCAGTTTCCTGATGGGGGCGGCGCGCTGCCTGCCCTTGGCGGCGGCCGTGCGCGACGTCGTGAGTGCCAGTCTGCAGCAGGCGCGCGCCCGCAGCCTCGTCTTCTCCATCCTGCTGGCGCGCAACCAGCTCGTGGCGCTTGTGCGCCGCAAGGACCAATTCCTGCACCCCATCGACCTGCACCTGCTCTTCAACCTCATAAGTTCCTCCTCGTCCTTCCGCGAGGGCGAGGCCTGGACGCCCGTGTGCCTGCCCAAATTCAACGCAGCCGGCTTCTTCCACGCACACATCTCGTACCTGGAGCCTGACACGGATCTCTGCCTGCTGCTCGTCTCCACCGACCGTGAGGACTTCTTTGCAGTGTCTGACTGCCGCCGCCGCTTTCAGGAGCGCCTGCGAAAGCGCGGAGCGCACCTGGCGCTGCGGGAGGCACTGCGCACACCTTACTACAGTGTTTCCCAAGTGGGCATCCCTGACCTGCGCCACTTCCTCTATAAGTCAAAGAGCTCGGGACTCTTCACCAG CCCTGAGATCGAGGCCCCGTACACCAGTGAAGAGGAGCAGGAGCGGCTGCTGGGCCTCTACCAGTACCTGCACAGCCGCGCCCACAATGCCTCCCGCCCACTCAAGACTATCTACTACACGGGCCCCAACGAGAACCTCCTGGCTTGG GTGACAGGCGCCTTTGAGCTCTACATGTGCTACAGCCCCCTGGGGACCAAGGCGTCGGCCGTCAGTGCCATCCATAAACTGATGCGCTGGATCCGCAAAGAAGAAGACCGCCTCTTCATCCTCACGCCCCTCACATACTGA
- the MON1A gene encoding vacuolar fusion protein MON1 homolog A isoform X1, whose translation MLVAWIPESLPGGSCSELLPNPQRAQGMAADMQRKRSSEGPDGTLAPSDGQSVERAESPTPGLAQGMEPGAGQEGAMFVHARSYEDLTESENGVASGESPKEGAGGPPPLPTDMRQISQDFSELSTQLTGVARDLQEEMLPGSSEDWPESPGAAGRPATEPPREGTGEGDEEETAEAWRLHQKHVFVLSEAGKPVYSRYGSEEALSSTMGVMVALVSFLEADKNAIRSIHADGYKVVFVRRSPLVLVAVARTRQSAQELAQELLYIYYQILSLLTGAQLSHIFQQKQNYDLRRLLSGSERITDNLLQLMARDPSFLMGAARCLPLAAAVRDVVSASLQQARARSLVFSILLARNQLVALVRRKDQFLHPIDLHLLFNLISSSSSFREGEAWTPVCLPKFNAAGFFHAHISYLEPDTDLCLLLVSTDREDFFAVSDCRRRFQERLRKRGAHLALREALRTPYYSVSQVGIPDLRHFLYKSKSSGLFTSPEIEAPYTSEEEQERLLGLYQYLHSRAHNASRPLKTIYYTGPNENLLAWVTGAFELYMCYSPLGTKASAVSAIHKLMRWIRKEEDRLFILTPLTY comes from the exons ATGCTAGTAGCCTGGATTCCTGAATCACTGCCCGGAGGGAGCTGCTCTGAATTGCTACCAAACCCACA GAGAGCCCAAGGGATGGCTGCTGACATGCAGAGGAAGAGAAGCAGCGAAGGCCCTGATGGCACGTTGGCTCCTTCTGATGGGCAGAGTGTGGAGAGAGCTGAGAGCCCCACACCAGGACTGGCCCAGGGAATGGAGCCAG GTGCCGGACAGGAGGGTGCCATGTTCGTCCATGCCCGTTCCTATGAGGACCTGACAGAATCAGAGAATGGGGTGGCTTCTGGGGAGAGCCCCAAGGAGGGTGCTGGTGGTCCTCCACCTCTGCCTACAGACATGCGCCAGATCAGCCAGGACTTCAGTGAGCTGAGCACCCAGCTGACAGGTGTCGCCCGAGACCTGCAGGAGGAGATGCTTCCAGGAAGCTCTGAGGACTGGCCGGAGTCCCCAGGGGCAGCTGGGCGACCAGCCACAGAGCCCCCAAGAGAGGGCACTGGTGAAGGGGATGAGGAGGAGACTGCTGAGGCATGGCGCCTGCACCAGAAGCATGTCTTCGTGCTGAGCGAGGCGGGGAAGCCTGTGTACTCCCGCTATGGGTCAGAGGAGGCACTTTCCAGCACCATGGGTGTCATGGTGGCCCTGGTGTCCTTCCTGGAGGCTGACAAGAATGCCATCCGTTCCATCCATGCAG ATGGCTACAAGGTAGTATTCGTGCGCCGGAGCCCACTGGTGCTGGTGGCGGTGGCCCGCACGCGGCAGTCGGCACAGGAACTGGCGCAAGAGTTGCTCTACATCTACTACCAGATCCTGAGCCTTCTTACGGGTGCGCAGCTGAGCCACATCTTCCAGCAGAAGCAGAACTATGACCTGCGGCGCCTGCTCTCGGGCTCTGAGCGCATCACGGACAACCTGCTGCAGCTCATGGCGCGAGACCCCAGTTTCCTGATGGGGGCGGCGCGCTGCCTGCCCTTGGCGGCGGCCGTGCGCGACGTCGTGAGTGCCAGTCTGCAGCAGGCGCGCGCCCGCAGCCTCGTCTTCTCCATCCTGCTGGCGCGCAACCAGCTCGTGGCGCTTGTGCGCCGCAAGGACCAATTCCTGCACCCCATCGACCTGCACCTGCTCTTCAACCTCATAAGTTCCTCCTCGTCCTTCCGCGAGGGCGAGGCCTGGACGCCCGTGTGCCTGCCCAAATTCAACGCAGCCGGCTTCTTCCACGCACACATCTCGTACCTGGAGCCTGACACGGATCTCTGCCTGCTGCTCGTCTCCACCGACCGTGAGGACTTCTTTGCAGTGTCTGACTGCCGCCGCCGCTTTCAGGAGCGCCTGCGAAAGCGCGGAGCGCACCTGGCGCTGCGGGAGGCACTGCGCACACCTTACTACAGTGTTTCCCAAGTGGGCATCCCTGACCTGCGCCACTTCCTCTATAAGTCAAAGAGCTCGGGACTCTTCACCAG CCCTGAGATCGAGGCCCCGTACACCAGTGAAGAGGAGCAGGAGCGGCTGCTGGGCCTCTACCAGTACCTGCACAGCCGCGCCCACAATGCCTCCCGCCCACTCAAGACTATCTACTACACGGGCCCCAACGAGAACCTCCTGGCTTGG GTGACAGGCGCCTTTGAGCTCTACATGTGCTACAGCCCCCTGGGGACCAAGGCGTCGGCCGTCAGTGCCATCCATAAACTGATGCGCTGGATCCGCAAAGAAGAAGACCGCCTCTTCATCCTCACGCCCCTCACATACTGA
- the MON1A gene encoding vacuolar fusion protein MON1 homolog A isoform X3 codes for MLVAWIPESLPGGSCSELLPNPQRAQGMAADMQRKRSSEGPDGTLAPSDGQSVERAESPTPGLAQGMEPDMRQISQDFSELSTQLTGVARDLQEEMLPGSSEDWPESPGAAGRPATEPPREGTGEGDEEETAEAWRLHQKHVFVLSEAGKPVYSRYGSEEALSSTMGVMVALVSFLEADKNAIRSIHADGYKVVFVRRSPLVLVAVARTRQSAQELAQELLYIYYQILSLLTGAQLSHIFQQKQNYDLRRLLSGSERITDNLLQLMARDPSFLMGAARCLPLAAAVRDVVSASLQQARARSLVFSILLARNQLVALVRRKDQFLHPIDLHLLFNLISSSSSFREGEAWTPVCLPKFNAAGFFHAHISYLEPDTDLCLLLVSTDREDFFAVSDCRRRFQERLRKRGAHLALREALRTPYYSVSQVGIPDLRHFLYKSKSSGLFTSPEIEAPYTSEEEQERLLGLYQYLHSRAHNASRPLKTIYYTGPNENLLAWVTGAFELYMCYSPLGTKASAVSAIHKLMRWIRKEEDRLFILTPLTY; via the exons ATGCTAGTAGCCTGGATTCCTGAATCACTGCCCGGAGGGAGCTGCTCTGAATTGCTACCAAACCCACA GAGAGCCCAAGGGATGGCTGCTGACATGCAGAGGAAGAGAAGCAGCGAAGGCCCTGATGGCACGTTGGCTCCTTCTGATGGGCAGAGTGTGGAGAGAGCTGAGAGCCCCACACCAGGACTGGCCCAGGGAATGGAGCCAG ACATGCGCCAGATCAGCCAGGACTTCAGTGAGCTGAGCACCCAGCTGACAGGTGTCGCCCGAGACCTGCAGGAGGAGATGCTTCCAGGAAGCTCTGAGGACTGGCCGGAGTCCCCAGGGGCAGCTGGGCGACCAGCCACAGAGCCCCCAAGAGAGGGCACTGGTGAAGGGGATGAGGAGGAGACTGCTGAGGCATGGCGCCTGCACCAGAAGCATGTCTTCGTGCTGAGCGAGGCGGGGAAGCCTGTGTACTCCCGCTATGGGTCAGAGGAGGCACTTTCCAGCACCATGGGTGTCATGGTGGCCCTGGTGTCCTTCCTGGAGGCTGACAAGAATGCCATCCGTTCCATCCATGCAG ATGGCTACAAGGTAGTATTCGTGCGCCGGAGCCCACTGGTGCTGGTGGCGGTGGCCCGCACGCGGCAGTCGGCACAGGAACTGGCGCAAGAGTTGCTCTACATCTACTACCAGATCCTGAGCCTTCTTACGGGTGCGCAGCTGAGCCACATCTTCCAGCAGAAGCAGAACTATGACCTGCGGCGCCTGCTCTCGGGCTCTGAGCGCATCACGGACAACCTGCTGCAGCTCATGGCGCGAGACCCCAGTTTCCTGATGGGGGCGGCGCGCTGCCTGCCCTTGGCGGCGGCCGTGCGCGACGTCGTGAGTGCCAGTCTGCAGCAGGCGCGCGCCCGCAGCCTCGTCTTCTCCATCCTGCTGGCGCGCAACCAGCTCGTGGCGCTTGTGCGCCGCAAGGACCAATTCCTGCACCCCATCGACCTGCACCTGCTCTTCAACCTCATAAGTTCCTCCTCGTCCTTCCGCGAGGGCGAGGCCTGGACGCCCGTGTGCCTGCCCAAATTCAACGCAGCCGGCTTCTTCCACGCACACATCTCGTACCTGGAGCCTGACACGGATCTCTGCCTGCTGCTCGTCTCCACCGACCGTGAGGACTTCTTTGCAGTGTCTGACTGCCGCCGCCGCTTTCAGGAGCGCCTGCGAAAGCGCGGAGCGCACCTGGCGCTGCGGGAGGCACTGCGCACACCTTACTACAGTGTTTCCCAAGTGGGCATCCCTGACCTGCGCCACTTCCTCTATAAGTCAAAGAGCTCGGGACTCTTCACCAG CCCTGAGATCGAGGCCCCGTACACCAGTGAAGAGGAGCAGGAGCGGCTGCTGGGCCTCTACCAGTACCTGCACAGCCGCGCCCACAATGCCTCCCGCCCACTCAAGACTATCTACTACACGGGCCCCAACGAGAACCTCCTGGCTTGG GTGACAGGCGCCTTTGAGCTCTACATGTGCTACAGCCCCCTGGGGACCAAGGCGTCGGCCGTCAGTGCCATCCATAAACTGATGCGCTGGATCCGCAAAGAAGAAGACCGCCTCTTCATCCTCACGCCCCTCACATACTGA